Part of the Oncorhynchus masou masou isolate Uvic2021 chromosome 24, UVic_Omas_1.1, whole genome shotgun sequence genome is shown below.
CAAAAACAGAAATCAACAGAAATAGCCAACAATTGTAAACACAAATCCAACAACTACATTCTTCAGGGTGAATATACACtcccggtcaaaagttttagaacacctattcattcaacgGTTTTTCTTACATTtctttaccattttctacattgtagaacaatactgaagacatcaaaactatgaaatatcacatatggaatcatgtagtaacataaaaagtgttaaacaaatcaaaatatattttatatgagattcttcaaatagcaaacctttgtcttgatgacagctttgcacactcttggcattctctcaaccagcttcacctggaatgcttttccaacagtcttgaaggagtttccacatatgctgagcacgtgttggctacttttccttcactctgcggcccatcccaaaccatctcaatttggttgaggttggcggattgcggaggccaggtcatctgatgcaccactccatcactccccttcttggtgggtcctgtgtggctcagtcggtagagcatggcgcttgcaacgccaagcgtcgtgggttcgattcccgctggggccacccatatgtaaaagtagtggccccagccgacttgtaagtcgctttggacaaaagcgtctgctaaatgggatatatagaTGCTCCTTGTACACAAAGCGACACGGCGGGCTGTCTAACTCTCACCTATCctttggtaaaatagcccttacactgcctggaggtgtgttgggtcattgtcccgttgaaaaacaaatgatagccaacaccagatgggatggagtatcactgcagaatgctgtggtagccatgctggttaagtgtgccttgaattctaaataaatcacataagtcaccagcaaagcaccaccacacctcctcctccatgctttacggtgggaaatacacatgtagagatcatccgttccgccacatctcacaaagacacggaggttggaaccaaaaagatacaatttggactccagaccaaaggacacatttccaccagtctaatgtccattgctcgtgtttcttggcccaaggaaatctcttcttcttattggtgtcctttagtagtggtttctttgtagaaattcgaccatgaaggcctgattcacacagtctcctctgaacagttgatgttgagatgcgtcttacttgaactctgtgaagcatttatttgggctgcaatttatgaggctggtaactgtaatgaatacccagttacctctgctggtAAGAATATCTCATATAAGCAAAGAAAAtgaaagtccatcattactttaagacatgaaggtcagtcaatacagaaaatgtcaagaacttttacatttcttcaagtgcagttgcaaaaaccatcaagcgctgtgatgaaactgtctctcatgaggaccaccacaggaatggaagacccagttacctctgctgggtcttccattcctgtggtggtcctcatgagagacagtttcatcacagcgcttgatggtttttgcaactgcacttgaagaaatgtaaaagttcttgacattttctgtattgactgaccttcatgtcttaaagtaatgatggactttcaTTTTCTTTGCTTATATGAGATATTCTTaccataatatgtacttggtcttttaccaaatagggctatcttctctataccccctaccttgtcacaacacaactgattgtctcaagagcattaagaaggaaatacattccacaaattaccttttaagttggcacacctgttaattgaaatgcattccaggagactacctcatgaagatggttgagagaatgccaagagtatgcaatgctgtcatcaaggcaggtagcctagtggttagagcgttggactagtaaccggaaggttgcgagtttaaacccccgagctgacaaggtacaaatctttcgttctgcccctgaacaggcagttaacccactgttcccaggccgtcatagttttgatgtcttcactattattctacaatgtcaaaattaagaaaaaatctagaatgagtaggtgttctaaaacttttgaccggtagtgtaattttttttttatatcaatTTTTTTATATCAATACCTCTCAAATGAGTAGAACACATATCTCACCTGAAATATGTCAAACTTGCTGCCAATAATCAGCAGTGGAACTGGGAAGGGGTTGATCAGCTCTCTGTCCTGTTGAGGGACTCAGAGTTAATATCCTATGTAGCAAAGACTCCTTTTACATTAATAATGctgtgctttaaaaaaaatcataactACTAGAAAAAGTTGTCTTACCGGGTAGTCTTTAGGGAGGACCATTAGGGGTCTGTTCTGGGCCTGCTGCTTGGACCCAGCTTTGGACTCTACTGTCCTTTGTGGCATGGAGCAAGCTTTCTCCACCTGGGTCCGTGTTGTCTGAAGCAGCCTCTCCATGGTTCCCCATAGAGCATTGGGCTTGGACAGGTCCAGAACCAGCACCACAGACAGAGACCTGAGAAATCACACACAGACCTCTTTACATTCATTAACACAATATCTCTGCAGAGTGGCTTTAAAGAAGAGGGCATGTGATGAACTACTCATTTAAGAAGCAGTTTAGGTGGTGGGACTGGGACTGACCTGACATTCTGAGCAGTGATGGGGATCTGAACCAGGTCTGATAGGGAGGTACCTCCTCCCAGCTCCCACAGGTGAGCTATGTCTTTGGGCTGGAGGAGGAGAACAACAGGTCAGACTGATAATCACACACCATCAGCTCCCTGGAATTGTACAAATGAAAGCAGTGTCATACAATGTTGTGTCCTCGCGCCCGTCTACCAAAGGTGTACTCCAACGCTAGAGTTGGTTTAGGTGGTTCATCCCTAGAAGAGAACAACATATAATTCACACTACTAGAGACAGCTATAGTAGTATCTTACTATAAAAATACATCAGTGGTACTGAGAATAAACTCACCTGTCGAGGCACCGGAGCAAAATTGTAGTTTTACCCTAAGAGGGGGGAATATGATTATCAAGgatatcaaccacccgagccactgcctgttcacaccgctaccatccagaaggcgaggtcagtatggGTGCATCGACGCCGGGCCTCAACGCcggatctcaaggccatcagactgctaaacagcaatcactaactcagaggctgctgcctacattgagacccaatcactggccactttaagaaatggatcactagtcactttatacaatgcactgtaaatattgccactttaataatgtttacatatcgtACATCACTCATATCACATGCATATACTGTAATacataccatctattgcaccttgcctatgccgctcggccatcgctcattcgtataattacatgtacatattctcattcaccactttagatttgtgtgtattaggaagttgttggggaattgttaggtattactgcactgttggaactagaagcacaagcatttcgctacactcgcacaaacatctgctaaccatgtgtatgtgacacatACAATTAATTTGTAGGTTACTGCTgtgctggaacaaaagccttcacacccagtagctctccaggaccaaATTTAGAGAACCCGGATCTCACTATTAGGAGGACTGTTAGCTAGTTTCTCCAGACACACAGTCATAAAGATGGCTACAGCTTACCCCTGCTTTATTCCCAATGAAGAACACGGTTCTCTCGTTGAGTGACACTGGATCAACTCcgccatcctcctcccctcctgtcccgtCCTCCCGACTCTGAACCTCCGCAGAGGCCAACTCCCATAGCGTGTCACTACTAGACAAACGTTACGATgtaaccttatttgttcattctGATAGTTTGTTGTCGCCCAAAACAATGTTGTTAATAGctgggtagctagctaacattatatcAAATATACTGGTAACTAGCAAACCCCCAGTCTTCTGCtgctactagctagttagctaacgttagtttaGGAAAAAACATGCAAAATTGGAAGACCAAAGTGGCAAACAAGATCTTACCTTATCTTTGGCATTGACTACCTTTAAATTAAATGTAAAGACTTGAGTTTGATTGCCCCGTTGTTTGAAAATATGAAGGTCCAGCTTGACGTTTACATGTCATTCGCCTCGGATCAGTAAACGTTGCGCTGGGCAACGTCGCAGTTCGATGATGGAATTTAGCACTTTGCCCAAAGGTTTTGTGGGAAAGGTAGTTTCAAGAGTCAGAGACTAACGTTAGATGAAAAACATAATTTACAGGATGATCCACAGTAATTCTGTAGTTTTTGGTGATGGAAGGATGTATGATTTTAGAAGCATAAGgaccttatctttcatatcagtgAGAAATAAAAAATTCTAttaaacgtaaaaaaaaaaaggtgACACACCTTGATAGCGATTATGGTTAGTGTTCCCATACAGCCAAATCTCCAGAAAACAGACGGAAGACAATAGAcgaccacctgtgctaattagctatctagcatgtAATGAACACCTGTGTCTAAGCGTAACTAGGGAAGTGTAGTTTGGTCGCTTGGAGGCtccatagctgtatggatctgtaactgctacagtgtagtttagtaggatggaggcccctatagctgtatggatctgtaactgccacagtgtagtttagtaggatggaggcccCTATagctgtatgggtctgtaactgccacagtgtagtttagtaggatggaggcccctatagctgtatggatctgtaacttcTACAGTGGGGTTAAGTAGGAAGGAGGCCCctatagctgtatggatctgtaactgccaCATTGTAGTTTAGTAGGAAGGAGGCCCctatagctgtatggatctgtaactgccaCATTGTAGTTTAGTAGGAAGGAGGCCCATTTCTgtatgatttctgtattttgaaagttatatatcttgaaaacttgattgctgataagcaaaacattttggaactatgccaacaatggactaatgaaacaaataccaaaatacagTTTTTGGAGTATTTCTTTAAGTAGGCTAGTTTTAGGGGTATATTTGTAGGGGTATATTTATATTTGTGACAACTTTTACTCCGGTACATTCCTAAAGGTAATTTTACTCAGCATTTTAAAAAGTCAGGAAAAATGTATAAGGCAGAGCAATTATGGATGGCTGTCTGCACTATTTAAATGTCCTTGAAATAGTTTCTGCTACAGGTGCATAGGTCACACAACAAGATTActaggagagatggagaccccTCACACATTGTGGACAAACCCAAAACAGAGGCTGCAAAAATAGAGATTTGGACATGATTATACCCAAAAAGTGCATTGAGCAGAAAAGTGCATAAATGAAAGGTGAAAAAGAAAATACAAATGTGTAGGTATCAAACCATCATCAGTGTTAAGGTGAGCACACAAACCAGTCTAAAAATTGCTCAGTATGAAAACGTACGAGTTACCATGAAATCGGTGTGCAAACTATAACTCATTGTATACCAACCTGTCTTGTTTCTACAGCAAAAATCCATGTAAATAAGTAAAGAATCTAAACGTTTTATTTAATTGAAAAAAGTAACATAACAAAAATCATGATTTGCAACAATAAAATACATTGAattgacaaaataaataaaatggtggTTTATACAAAACATGAAACAGAAAAGTAAAACATTGATAAGATGTGTAAACTTTCaaattaacaaaaaaaagtgtACCGAGCACTTCAGTATTCCCATCACTTTCTTTCTTTAATGTAATATACTGACAAACATGATGGTGTGCAGAGGATAGGTACAGAGGCATCTCATTCTGATATCAGCTGTTCCATTTAGGTTTTTGCTTTTGTCCTTTTGAATCCTAAAACCACTGACGGTGACACTTGAAGAGCCTTTGACACATTTGACAAATTATACCATTTCATTCCACTCTTGATGATTCCTCATCTTAAAAAAAAACGTTATGCCATTTTACTATTCAAACTGGGCACTTAGTGACATCAAAGTCTGTATATGAAGCAGAAAAGATGGAGCATGTTTTCTGGTACCTAACTTCACTATTGCTTAAGTATCTAAATACGGTTGCACGATCTTGAATACATTTTATACGACGACACATAACTTTACATGAAAGGCTTGTAAAATGGTCATGCTAACCCTCCAAAAGGGAACTAAAGAGAAGCAGCAAACGCAGTGAGGATGTCAAGtctatacacacatactgtatgagtACATGATAACATCCTCCCGTATGGAAATGTAGAATAGTGAGTGATTCAATGTCAGTAAAAGGCTTGCTATAGTCTTATGACCATCATTCATATATGTAGTAATGACAGTGGTTATAGTTAATGCAACTTTGACAGTAACTTCTATCTTTAATGACAGTGGTTACAGCTAATGCGACTTTGACGGTAGCTTCTGTCTTTAATGACAGTGGTTATAGTTAATGCAACTTTGACGGTAACTTCTGTCTTTAATGACAGTGGTTACAGCTAATGCAACTTTGACGGTAACTTCTGTCTTTAATGACAGTGGTTACAGCTAATGCAACTTTGACGGTAACTTCTGTCTTTAATGACAGTGGTTACAGCTAATGCAACTTTGACAGTAACTTCTGTCTTTAATGACAGTGGTTACAGCTAATGCAACTTTGACGGTAACTTCTGTCTTTAATGACAGTGGTTATAGCTAATGCAACTTTGACGGTAACTTCTGTCTTTAATGACAGTGGTTACAGCTAATGCAACTTTGACGGTAACTTCTGTCTTTAATGACAGTGGTTACAGCTAATGCAACTTTGACAGTAACTTCTTTCTTTAATGACAGTGGTTACAGCTAATGCAACTTTGACGGTAACTTCTGTCTTTAATGACAGTGGGTACAGCTAATGCAACTTTGACGGTAACTTCTGTCTTTAATGACAGTGGTTACAGCTAATGCAACTTTGACAGTAACTTCTTTCTTTAATGACAGTGGTTACAGCTAATGCAACTTTGACGGTAACTTCTGTCTTTAATGACAGTGGTTATAGCTAATGCAACTTTGACGGTAACTTCTGTCTTTAATGACAGTGGTTACAGCTAATGCAACTTTGACGGTAACCTTGTTGCAGTCATGTTGTTTCATAAAGTCCTTGTAAATCAGCACAAAACAGACAGAGGTCCTCTTGGTAGAAGACCGACCTGCTCTCTCCAACAAAGGCCATTCAGGGTGTACATCTGGTACACCATTATGGACTCATGCTACTGTataaaatactacagtaaagggGAGGGACTCAGAACAGTCCAAGATGAAAAAGATCCGTCAATGTCACATTTTCCTTTTCACTTCCAGTTTACAAAGATACCGCATAGTCATAACAGGAAAAATATCAAGTAATGCAAATCATATGAAATATGTAATTCAGGTCAAGGACCAGGCTTAAGGGCTCTAATCAATGTCTACGCAGACGGAGCCAACGGAGGTCCGTTTGCGTCACGTTCCAAAAATGTATCGTTTAGGCTACATACAAGCATTACTGTACTGTAACATAGTTTAACATGGTACTGTAACAGTCGTTACAATCGTTTCAAacagtaaaaacatttttttcatgTGAATTGCATTTCACCATAACAATGTATAAGATTCTCTGGGTACAGAATTGCTCAGAGAAGTTGAAATTCAGTATTTTAGACAAATGTGCAGAAAATAGATAGAAAACAGATAACCAGCAAAACAGATAAATTACCATTCAAAATAGAATAAGAAACATTTTGAGTTTGCTCCACTGTACACTTATTTCACGTTTGGAAACTTGGCTCACATAAAAAACTCTTTACTGTTAGCTTTGGTAGGTTACTAGGGTGGTGGAGGTTCATTCTGAAATATTCCCGAAAGACGCCATATTGTTCTTTAAGGCAGGTGTTCTGTATATAAAGCATCAGAGGGTGGGAACCTCCTCACTTCTGAGTGATGGCACTCTCTTCTCCACTGGGGTGGATGCGGTTGAAGTGCAGGCTTCCCAGGTCTCTGGCTGACACAGACCCTGGTTGCAGGGCCTGGGAGGGTCTACTGGGGCCCCTGAGAACCAGGAGAGGGCTTAGGTGTAAGGGGGCTGGTCAGGTCAAGGCTGCTCAGGGCATCCAGGGTGCCTTCAGGATCCACCATGATATTTATCACTGCATGAGAAATACAGGAGAATGGTTGAAAAAGATGAGCTTGTGTTTGGTTGTGATCATATATGTTGAAGCAGGTGGAATGCATGTAGTGAAACTAATGTGTATATAAGTCTGAATCTATTTGCAATGAACACTCCTCTTAGCGGTGGTCTGCCGCGCTCTCACACCTTGTAGCTGCTTCTCCACTCTCTTCAGCTCCAAGACGATAGAGGAGATGTCCTATTACAAGAGAGTTAAGGGGAAGTCGTGGCATTAGAGAGGAATAAAATCTTCCTTATAAAAGTTGCTTTGTTATGATGcattattaaaaataaataaaaaagaatgTAAAAATACATGTACAACCTGTTTTTTCCTTACCTTGTTGGAGGTTTTGAGGAGTGGTATGTCGCTGTCAGATCGGAGTTTGCTCTCAATCTCATCCCAATTCCTGTCCTTGTCTTTGAACAATATTCTGGAAAAATCATAGTTCATAGAGCTAAGACTTGCTTTGCTAACATCTCCTTGATCTCTTGTGAATGTCAGATATAGAGATAAACAACACAAAGAGCTTGATTGTTACCGTATTTTTCCTGCTGTTTTGTCAACAGACTGTCTGATTTGGGCTGACAGCTGAGAGACAGATGTGAGCAGCAGACTGTCCAACACCGCCTCATCTCTGTTCCATGTGCGTCTCTGGCTGTCTGGGGCGCGGGGGCGTCCGTTTATCTCAGGGGCCTTATTCTGCACCATGGGAGGGATCTTCCTGAAGTTGAGGCTCTCGtcaaacacacagtcaatcagctatgaggggaagaggaagtgatgAGGGTCAGTTATTTGTGGCATCTGTATGATTGCTGTGGTTTCCACAACTTCACCACGACTGGagcatgttatactgtatctactcgCTATTAATGTATACTATCACCATGCTACAGATTATCATAATATGAGTTAGATTAATTAGGTATTAAATAAATTAGCAGAGAAAGGTCAATGAAAGCTCAAtaagaacattttacattttacagtCAACACCTTCTGCAGCAGATCAAAACATAATGCCAGTTCACAGTCCACACCTTCTGCAGCAGATCAAAGCATAATGACAGTTCACAGTCCACACCTTCTGCAGCAGATCAAAGCATAATGACAGTTCACAGTCCACACCTTCTGCAGCAGATCAAAGCATAATGACAGTTCACAGTCCACACCTTCTGCAGCAGATCAAAGCATAATGACAGTTCACAGTCAACACCTTCTGCAGCAGATCAAAGCATAATGCCAGTTCACAGTCCACACCTTCTGCAGCAGATCAAAGCATAATGCCAGTTCACAGTCCACACCTTCTGCAGCAGATCAAAGCATAATGCCAGTTCACAGTCCACACCTTCTGCAGCAGATCAAAACATAATACCAGTTCACAGTCCACACCTTCTGCAGCAGATCAAAGCATAATGCCAGTTCACAGTCCACACCTTCTGCAGCAGATCAAAGCATAATGCCAGTTCACAGTCCACACCTTCTGCAGCAGATCAAAGCATAATGCCAGTTCACAGTCCACACCTTCTGCAGCAGATCAAAGCATAATGCCAGTTCACAGTCCACACCTTCTGCAGCAGATCAAAGCATAATGCCAGTTCACAGTCCACACCTTCTGCAGCAGATCAAATCCAAAGTTATGCTAAAGCAGTATGTTGAGCATTAGTAGTAGAAGGAAGGAAGAAGTCAAACACCTTTTGCAAGCCATCCTGCGTGCCTTCCTGCGTGCGGCCTATCACTTCGTGGGTGTCAATAGTGGAGCCGGGTGTGGTGGCGGCGGTGCTGACTGTGGTGCTGGGAGCCGTGCCAGAGGAGCTGACCGAGTCGATCTCTCCGGCCACATCGTGGATCTCCCGGGCAAGGATGGCCAGGTCCTTGGTTAGGTCTTGACTGATCCTACGCACACAGGGAAGTAACCAGACAGGCTGCTGGAACACTTCTCTAAatcagtacacacacagatatctcACAAGGAGACAGTATTACCTAAGACTACTCATTAGACATTGAGGAACATCTGTATGTCAGACTCAACAAAAAGCACTTAGCCTACTGTATAATCAATTGACACAGCACATAGAACCATTCTAAAGATTGAAAATTGTCTAACCTCCATCTAGAGGCCGAAGTGAATTGACAATATTCACTTGTAAACAACAATATCCTACACAAGCATTGTATGCAGGGAACCTGAACTAAAAAATGTTTACACTAAGAGATACTTGCGATAACATAACGTTATCTTCCATTACTTTCAATCTCCTTGTCTGATGCAGGTCCTTTCTTTTGTAAGACATTCCTTGTGCTTGCTCTGAGGCAGTATGAATCTGTCCTTTTCTCACTGCTGTCT
Proteins encoded:
- the dync2li1 gene encoding cytoplasmic dynein 2 light intermediate chain 1 isoform X2 gives rise to the protein MPKISDTLWELASAEVQSREDGTGGEEDGGVDPVSLNERTVFFIGNKAGGKTTILLRCLDRDEPPKPTLALEYTFGRRARGHNIPKDIAHLWELGGGTSLSDLVQIPITAQNVRSLSVVLVLDLSKPNALWGTMERLLQTTRTQVEKACSMPQRTVESKAGSKQQAQNRPLMVLPKDYPDRELINPFPVPLLIIGSKFDIFQDFDSEKRKVICKTLRFISHYYAASLIFTSSKSESLMSKTKSLFTQLGFGTEKGKSMSSDLSKPLIIPAGMDSLSQIGSPPTTDVDIGTLHAKNPLDLWKKVFEVVFPPENTSDHHRELKDPAKDPQYSEPQIDSMRAQKDTELDQYKRNASKSWKGLELET
- the dync2li1 gene encoding cytoplasmic dynein 2 light intermediate chain 1 isoform X1 encodes the protein MPKISSDTLWELASAEVQSREDGTGGEEDGGVDPVSLNERTVFFIGNKAGGKTTILLRCLDRDEPPKPTLALEYTFGRRARGHNIPKDIAHLWELGGGTSLSDLVQIPITAQNVRSLSVVLVLDLSKPNALWGTMERLLQTTRTQVEKACSMPQRTVESKAGSKQQAQNRPLMVLPKDYPDRELINPFPVPLLIIGSKFDIFQDFDSEKRKVICKTLRFISHYYAASLIFTSSKSESLMSKTKSLFTQLGFGTEKGKSMSSDLSKPLIIPAGMDSLSQIGSPPTTDVDIGTLHAKNPLDLWKKVFEVVFPPENTSDHHRELKDPAKDPQYSEPQIDSMRAQKDTELDQYKRNASKSWKGLELET